The Penaeus monodon isolate SGIC_2016 chromosome 13, NSTDA_Pmon_1, whole genome shotgun sequence genome contains a region encoding:
- the LOC119580030 gene encoding serine/arginine repetitive matrix protein 1-like isoform X24 → MTRARQSLTGRQAVQEPLRRRRVMLLQRKVPRALPQRVLLQMPRLQKGPQPRKPRQRRAAPLRPLRLRGVTPPPPERHRRTPRPKALPRLPRRTPLLRPPLPRVRLLLLLLPKVKQHRLRKPLRKKDDPPTGEAAEGEEDVRLLCRRRRLWQPASPVILRVPPKCIFSLSTNQIPSETSNFDADVSIEDVTSKESLITSVVDIDSKLSCYNQHEIYTNCLSKCSALSTNRRASQLWTDCEHLYNCFYINNKFVLLISVCTLTSLLVLSLKKESDVIKKN, encoded by the exons ACAAAGCCTGACTGGGCGGCAGGCGGTCCAGGAGCCGCTAAGAAG GCGGAGGGTGATGCTCCTGCAGAGGAAG GTGCCGAGGGCGCTCCCACAGAGGGTGCTCCTGCAGATGCCGCGCCTGCAGAAGGGGCCCCAGCCGAGGAAGCCCCGGCAGAGGAGGGCGGCGCCGCTGAGGCCGCTCCGGCTGAGGGGGGTGACGCCCCCTCCGCCGGAGAGGCACCGGCGGACGCCCCGGCCGAAAGCCCTGCCGAGGCTCCCGCGGAGGACGCCCCTTCTGAGGCCGCCCCTGCCGAGGGTGaggctgctcctgctcctcctgccgAAGGTGAAGCAGCACCGGCTGAGGAAG CCGCTGCGTAAGAAGGATGACCCACCTACAGGAGAagcagcagaaggagaagaagatgtaCGTTTACtgtgtcgtcgtcgtcgtctgtGGCAACCTGCGTCCCCTGTAATTCTTCGTGTCCCGCCAAAGTGTATTTTCTCATTAAGCACTAATCAAATTCCGAGCGAAACTTCAAACTTCGACGCTGATGTCAGTATCGAAGACGTCACCAGCAAAGAATCATTGATCACGTCGGTTGTAGATATTGACTCGAAATTGAGTTGTTATAATCAGCATGAGATTTACACCAACTGTTTGAGCAAGTGCTCGGCGCTCTCAACAAATCGAAGAGCCTCGCAGCTCTGGACTGACTGTGAACATCTATATAACTGCttctatatcaataataaatttgtATTACTGATCTCTGTGTGTACATTGACCTCCTTGTTAGTTTTAAGCCTAAAAAAAGAAtcagatgtaataaaaaaaaattga